The region AAGTTGTGGgttcaataatgttttaaagatttaaaaacacatcacaggTTTCCAGCAGGGATGTGAAAAATCTTTGAAGCTCAGTATCTCGAAACTGCAGTCTTCTCAGATAAAACCTTATAATTCCACGTTCACGAAATCTTGACACGTGGTAAACAGCATCAGCGATGTCTGCAGCTACTGACGGGCCACCTGCTTCTGAACAGGTACGTGGGCGAGATCATCTCGGAAGCAGAAGCGGAGATGAGGCAGAATGACACTTACCTGTTCAGCCTTGATGATAAGGTAAAGAACACATCGCTGCACTGAAAACGTGTTTTAAATGGATGCAGGTGTGAGCATAAGAAAACGATAAAAACCCTTAATTTCCTAGTTAATACTTTGAAGGGacagtttggatcttttgaagtcttgtatgaggtacttatacaTCGTTCCTGTACGACATACAGTAGATACTACtgtgtattttagccacctaaaaagtcagtcaggttaagtgcatgctatatttagaattttctcgtttagaaacatttttttttaaattaaatatatatatcttttctGTAACaccattttaaatttaaatgatagaaattataaatatagttttctggacttttttttttttttgataataatcTCTAATAATCTCCCTGCCTGTTTTCATGCTGCTGGTCTATCATTGCCTcgatcagtttgtttgtgttattgtatttttgtattttaacccttataaaccagagcaaattggttttcattctttctcaaaaatgtgtgcagaaggcaatgagcaacctaagaagaaatgacccagaaataataaaataatactaaaaataataaactggaaagcaaaaaaaaaaacttaagaaatTGAAATGAGTGTAAAATGATACCAAATGTATGATTATGATAATTCGAAGTAGTTCgctggaattttttttccctagctttacaaaaaaaacctgttttctaaatccactaatttcatgcaatctgtgcaacatttcttaacaagtggctaattgcctttttttaacagtatgtgtggtttcgaaagaaatcaaaacaattcgctcagggttcaaagatttgaAACTTGTGAAGGCggctgaatgcagcacaagaaaagcgatgcTGATTAGTTTGAATTTGCGAaagacacacagtaacacaaacaaactcagtTTTCGAAGCAGCCGTAGAcgagcagcttctgtgttcagagagctaaaatatctgtttttgtcaatagatTGTGGTGGCATAGTAGCAAGAGCATAGTTGTTACTGaagccattattattatttttatttatatatattttttgacgGCTACACTGATGATAAGTTCCCCTTTCAAGCCCATTTTAAAacatccaaactatccctttatcCCTTTGGCCTCTttatattaactttttattttgagatttcttCCTTACAGAATCCTCTTTTCAGGTTGCagctcattttttttagtttgagtCTTTCATCTATTTTCCTTTGCAGCCACAAGATCTATATTGCATCGATGCTCGTTTCTATGGAAACATCAGCCGCTTCCTCAATCACATGTGCGAGCCCAACTTGTTTGCCTGTCGAGTGTTCACGACGCACCAGGACCTTCGTTTCCCACACGTTGCCTTCTTTGCCAGTGAAAACATCAAGGCTGGAGAGGAGCTCGggtaacttttctttttttttttttaaaccaatttaaGACATCATGTCTTTGAGACACAGATACAGGATTTTTGAGTTGGcatcaaaataatgtttgatTCCAGCAATGATGGAAAGCAGATATACTGCAGTGGCCAAGGCTTCATTAAGTTTGAGGATCGGCTCAATTAAAGACCTAATTAATGCTAATAAGAAAACAAGCTGCTTAGATTTCATGGTCTTCACAGGGTTGCCACtg is a window of Plectropomus leopardus isolate mb unplaced genomic scaffold, YSFRI_Pleo_2.0 unplaced_scaffold15791, whole genome shotgun sequence DNA encoding:
- the LOC121964498 gene encoding histone-lysine N-methyltransferase EHMT1-like, whose amino-acid sequence is RGKQHQRCLQLLTGHLLLNRYVGEIISEAEAEMRQNDTYLFSLDDKPQDLYCIDARFYGNISRFLNHMCEPNLFACRVFTTHQDLRFPHVAFFASENIKAGEELGFNYGDHFWEVKSKLFSCECGSSKCKYSSAAMASLQADSTPENQQQPSASPDTSSSNSPSSPS